DNA sequence from the Coffea arabica cultivar ET-39 chromosome 11c, Coffea Arabica ET-39 HiFi, whole genome shotgun sequence genome:
CTGAAGAATCAGTTTTAGAGAAGAAAAGGAGTTTGTATTCTTTTCTGTGTCAAATCATCACTCATCTATTGCTTTCCCCTGTATTTGAAGATTAATTTGAATGATACTGGTTTGTCCtaaaaacttttttcttttggtggcAAAGAATTCTCAAGAATCAAgttgacctaaaattttttcCTGTACATGCATTGCTAGAATCCAAATTTAGCACACAACATGTAAACAATATAGGTATCCTATTATGGTTCAGGGAACATCTGAAGGTTGGAACTGGCATGGCTAAAGGGTCAGGTACAAGTCAAAGTAAAAGGCAGATGATGGAAGCTGTCGTTGTTATTAGTGAAACATCAGAACCAGCCTTTCCTGCCTGTTGCAGGCCCTTTGGCAAAAGAACAGAGGTTCGTCATGATCCACGTTTTGCTTCTTTGGTTGGTGCTTCTAATAAGGAGACTTAATCTTATTCGTTTTTCAAGAAATGCTTTGTAACAGAGTGTTGTTGCTGCAATACCCAAATCACGGACATAGGCTTCACATGCATGTACATATCATGCTAGTTTTGCTTAAAATTTATGAGAAAATAGGTGGGTAGGGCTATCTGACATGTTTGCAAATGCTTCGCTGGTAATTGTTGAAAATGATTGCTCTTCACAACTCAAATGATTACCATGTCCAACTCAACTTTGTCAGCCAGTATTTGTTACTTGAGGGGAGTGTGTTGTTTGAAATGGTTCTTGTCAAAGTTCTACTAGATGTGAAACTCTAGGAGGGAATGCTTATGGTTTCTTAGCTTTCTGTCCCTTCTTTTCCCCCATTATCTGACAACCAAATTATACAATCTATTGAAATGGGCAAAGATTTACAAAGTTTATCTTCTTAATTAGGCAACAGAAAGTGAAAAGGATTTTTATGGTCTGTCTATGACATAATGCAGCTGTCTGTGCCAAAGAAATGTAGTATGCTAGCTTAATGATGTAAAATCTCCTTCCtatgttataaaaaaaataagttgaACAGAAAACCTATTAATGCATTTGTGTTTGTCTGGGTTAACGTTTGATGGTGAATATCTTTCTTCAGGTCTTCTTTTTTAAGGACTTCACACCTTGCTCAATTCCCCAACCATCTTTGGATGCATTGACAAGCATCAAGTGGAAAGATTATGGTCTTACCCTGAAGAGGATTACTGATCAAGATGATATTGCACTTCTGGAATGGGAAAACCTGCCACCAAACTTCCACATTGACATTGCCCTCCACAGTTACCATAAAGAATATCCATTGTAGTCTGCTAAAGATCTGAGGATATTTCACCATTTATTGTGATATCTATATTTGGCATATTTTACACGCGTCTATTTCTTAACTTGATAAAAAGGTCATGATGGTACCTAGCGCAGGTAACAGACAAGCAGACAAAACATTCACCAGAAAAGCTCTCAAGCTTGCGCTCGATGAACTGAAAGAAACCAATGATAAGGCTCTTCTAAGTTCTCATGCACTTAAGGTATGTTTTCTCCTCCATTAGGACCTCTGATTGTATTGCTCTTCTAGAAACGTAACAGCACAATGATAACCTAGACTTGACATCGGTAAATTTTACTGACAATGAAATCTTAGACTTTACGTTGGTAAATTTTACTGGACGAAATCTTATTGAGTTCCTTCGAGGCCATGACCAAATTAAATCTCAATCCTAATTTTTTATTTGGCATAACTGTTTCTAGTGGAGTGCTTTTGCTTCTAGAGGCTACTTATTTAATGACTTATGTGCATGATTTTCATTGTCAACAGCTATTCTTAAAGACCGAATTTTTCTTTCGTCAGTTTAATCAAATTTTAAGCTAATCTAAAAGCTTGTTGCCTTTCTTCAGATTTGCAATTATGCACCTGACCTTGCGAAAACAATTGCTGGCCTAGTTTTGTCATCATGTGACATCAACTTCAAAAAAGAGTGCTTCTCTGTTCTTGGATTGCAATGCCAAAAACTCGAGGCAAGTGGCCTTGAAAACTGCATAAAGGACAAGATACTATCCGCCATAGGTTCAAATGACAGAAAGGCCCAACGAACCAGAGAACCTGCAGCTGTTCTTTTTCAAAATGACTGCTTCCAGTTGGACTTCCAAGACGAAGAATATGAAGATGGTGAGGAAATGTTTAGCTCCTTAAATTTGTAGAGAAATTTGAAGCCAAACGAATCTTGATTTTGTGACCCGCAATCTCCCAAATTGAAGTCTGAGATCGACTGCCTACCTGTTTTTACCAGTGGCGATCTTTTTCATTTAATGCTTTCAACTATGCATTCCTTGCCACAGTGGTCTATGATATATTTCACTGATCTTTAGTGGACCTTCTCTCTAAATATCCTAAGGACATATTCGGTCTACTATGGATTACTGGGGATAGTGGTGATCAACATTTTTCAACCCAGATGACGGGACAAATGTCAACTTCTCCCGGTTTGAAGAATTATTACTCTGCTGATTCTGACATTCAGGACACTATCTCAGTGGTGGAACTAGGCCCTGTATCTTCCAAGTATGACAGCTTCAGCTGCCCGTTTTCTTTGTATAATGTCAAAAATGTCATTTTAGAAGCTAAAATATCAGCATATATATTTTCATGAGACTTTCGATACACAATTAAGAAAGAGATTATTTGATTGCGatttattggtgaattacaGAGAAATTACACGCTCCTTTTCAGTGCTagatatttatttgattgtgaTACAAACCAGCATTGAACTACATATGTGGCCAAAGTATACGGTAGAGCATAGGATTGACTTGCACCAATGCTGGACATACTCCCGAGTCTTTGGATTTACGCTTATTCTAAGCTGCGGAGGGAGCTGGGACGTAGGATATTGCAGGCTCAGGCATGAAGGCCATGACTGATGGTCTGGAGAAGGTCTCTTCCTCTGGGACAGGGTCTTCAGCCTTGAAGTCAAGGGAAGCATCATTGTAGACATCCCACCATTTCTGAACTAACATCTTGATATCTTCTCTGTCCATATTAGCTTCTTTGCCTGTGTACCTCCATGGTTTTGATCCCTATTTCATTGAATAATACCGGATAAATGTCATAAAAGTTAGCAAGGACTATCGTTCATTGCCGCCAATAGATAAAAAGCGTGCATATATAGGGGAATTGCATACCGCAGCACAGTAGTGAACCACTTTAACTTCATCGAGTTCCACGTTCTCCGGATGGCGCCAAAGCATCGCTAGAACCAAATTGTACGCCAAAGAAATGGGTTTGTACGTAGTTTGGAAGAACATGTTCAAGAAATCCTGTTCCATATCCAGGTAGAAAAATTGTACCATCAGTATTTAAAACTTGGTCCGTGGTGCATGAAGTGTGGATTCTAGTTAAGACCACGGAAAGGGTATTAAGTGGTAGTGGCAGCAAAGATGTATCAGACCTGCTCTGCAAATAGTGTTGGCGGAGTGATTTGGAGAGTTTCAAGCAGATTTTCGTAGGTCAAACGGCTGGGCTCAAAGACAAACATGCCAGCGTTGAAATACAGAGGAGGAGGTGAACCCATCTCAGCTGGCCAGGTAACTTTGTCCGGGCACTGTTGGCAATATCCAATGGAGTACTGTGGGGAATTACTCCAAGTCTTCTCGCAGAAGCAATCCATCACTGCATAAAAGTATCCATCTGCTGCCTCAAACAGATGGTCGATGTTGTCATAAACTTGGATGTCTGCGTCTAGGTAGATCATCTTGCTGTACTCCTCAAACTGTCATGACCACAGTTATTTGATTAGTCACTCCTAATAGTAACCCAAATATGATTGCTCTAAAATACAAGACAGAAATGCTTGAACGGCTTAAACATAGAGCTGTGGATTAAGGATTACTGTAACATATTATAGCACCACTCCTGATTATATAGATAGAGTGTGGCGGTGatggtttttttccttttattattgTGGTGAAATAATGAAATTAGGATGTAAAAGGATATTTTTCTGGCTTTTGCGTTTCTCAGCCTTTGTCTTGGGGCTTCTTTGTTTCTTAAGGAAGATTCTATCTATCAAGTGGAGGTCAAGCTTAACCTAAGCTGATCCAAGTGACATGGGCCATAGAAGATTTTGGCACACAAACAGGAAGCAGAAACAGATACGCTTCACTGAGTCATGATGCCTTAGGCAATGGCCTGATTAATGTATGCCTTCCTCAATCCAATCTACATGCATAGATGCATGTAGAAGCAAGTATAGAAGTGGTGAATCTTGCTACATGCAAGTCTATGGCTCTATGCCATGCACACATCTGGTAGACCTATTAGACCaagacttgaaatttttttcaGGTTTACTTACGTTCCATATGCGGAGCTTGGAATAATTGATGACATAGTAAGCCATAGCAAACTGAATCTGGTTTTCAGGTGGGTAAATGGGCTCAATTTCACGAACAATGCAACCCTGTGACCTTAATATTTCCCGATGTTCCTCGGGAACATCCGGGAGGATGGCAACCACAAGGGGGTAGGCACTGTTAACCTTCCTCAGACCTTTGGCCAATCCAACCACTCCTTTCACGTAGTCACCATTTCCAGCTAAAAATGTAACGTACGCTCTCTTCGAGTAGCCTGTGTTGCTGAGTGTTGAGACTTTCCCTGCGGCGGTGAAGGCTTCTGCGGGTACTTCTTGAGGGGCCATGGCAAAGCTTGATGTTGTCGGGTGGATGGGAATGCTTTTCGAGGAGTGTTGGGGAAGTGAATTAGCAAAAGcctaggaggaggaggaggatgccTTCGTTGCTGGGTTCATCAATGGCATCCTCAGCCTccttaaatagaaaaaataggaaactCACATGCACGGTAAATGAACCATAaatgaaattcataaaaatttattctccttttccttttcatttgagGAAAATATAAATTGTCTAAAGTCATGGGTCATTGTTAAATTTGACAGGAACGAATGAATGACGACCATTTTTTGCAGCTCACCTTACCCTTATCATGTTGATGAAACAGCTAGGATTTGCTAGAATGAGCCAATGAGGGAGAGTCAATTGCAAAATGGTCTTCGTATTAAAGTCTTTTTCGCTTTTAGTTAATTCTTCGTAATTGGGAATCGAGGGTAAGGAAATGACAAGGCTCTGGAGTGGATGTCCTTGTCTTTGGGATATTTATTAGAAAGATTTTTTCGGGTCTGATATCTAAATTTAAAATCGGATTTGCGAGTCAATAGAGCATATTTGATTGgatcaagaaaaggaaacacAGGGGGCGTAGATAAACCATGCTTCGATGTCGTGAAAATTACTACACCCTATACTATGGAGGCTTTCATCTTGTAGCTTAAGCACGACAATCAAGGAAAAAAACACAGTCCCTTTTGTGCATTTATGATGATCAAAAGTTCTCATGTACATTTGTGATATGCATTAATCGCACACCTTCAGGTCAGATCCATTCTCGCAATTATTTCGTCTTATTTGTTGTTCTTCCCTTCCCCTAATCCGACacaatctttcttttcttttcgttaTTAGTAAAAGAAACCAACCGGCTTGGAGAAGCTGctacaattttttcttttttttttaacaacgaGAATAGTTTGTATAATAGtcgaatctaaggggaggaagtCACAACTAGTGATTAGAGAAAGGCAatgattgaatttttgacctccCATCACCACCAAAACTTTAAAGACGTCTCGTCTCGGTGATCGACAACCCAAAAAACTGTTAGAATGACGTCTTGGAGATGCTGCTAGAGAATGCATGTTAAAATCCATACAGGAAAAACTGCCTGACCTATGATGCTGTTGTGAGCGATGTCACATGTTgaaacagtcttgaatttgcttaAAATATTGAATATTTTAGCCTCATATTTCCAATTTTTTTAGGGCGGTTGGGCGGGGGGGAGTTGCTTACTGGTATGCACTGACCTAGAAACTTGTTTAGAATACCAGAAACTCCCTATTTTTTGTaaccaaaataaatgaaaaagcaaAGAAGGAGGGCCGGCCATCGACCTTCTGAACTTGTAGCCCATAAAATCGTAAACGCATCATTCTTGTATTCTAAAGCATAGAAGATGGAAACTCAACACCATCAATTTGCTTTTTTCTCAATTACCTTATTTATATTACTATTATCCTTGGATTATTGGAACATTTGCATTAAGAAAGCGGCAGTGCTGAATTTGAAGAACTGCGCGTCCGCAAGAACCAATACAACGAACAGCAATTGAAACCaacaaaggaaacaaaaattAGGTATTGATGTTGCTGAAAAGCAATAATCACTTCGAGGAAGAAGAGTTCAACATGTGGACGCAGACCCTACAGTAAATGGCTACCATGCAACAGGGAAAGAGGGAGACGGCCAAAATTTGCAGGCGGGAGAATTTCTATGGAATTTGTGCAGATGGCAATCCCAGAAGCTTGCATGTTATGATGGTAATGACAAACGCGAAAAGAGGATTCTCAGCGTCCCCGAGGTGATGATAATCAGGTAATGCGATCAAATTCTCGATATCGATTTTCAATATCTTATCAAAATATGcaagaatttggaatttaatCAATCATtcggaaaaacaagaaaaatctcAATGAATTTAGCCTGCATGGTTCCTTGTTAAATTTTAGAGGAGTATAAATTAAGAAACAACACAACACTTGTAATTCAtagtgaaaataaaaaagaaaatagctCATTAACACTTGCATTGAGACTCGAAAAAATGAATTTAGATTTTTTATTAAACTACTccgtataatatatataaagagTGCAGAAAACAACTCTGCACAAATCCCAATATGATGTACAAAACTCAAACAAACATAAACTAgtcaaaaacaataaatatggaACTATTTTTACAAATAGACTCATTGAACAACTACCTTCAAAAATCTGCAGTAAATTTGCATATCTATGTATCAATTATGATCCATCAAACTAAGGTAAATTGCAAGAGTACGTGGAATAAATTAAGGCCGTCTTTAGCATGTGAGGTCCATGGTTCGCGAACCATTATGTATCAAAATTAATTTCCTTTTTAGTAGACCGAAGGGATTAGAAagaatatacaaatatatacatgggaatcattatcattatcattatttttaaatttgtcTTTCAAGAACTTAACATCCCATTGATGAGTAACCAGATGAACGTTTGGGTGGAAACTATCACGAGCGATGATTAGGATTGAAAGCGTGGAGGTCTATCCCACCGAAAGGATATTCGTAAAacgttcaaatgattgaagagAATTGTAGAAAGATCGATGATGGCAATCATTTTCAGAAGAATATACCATCAGCATTATGAACAAGTTGGATCCCTGACCCTGACTGATGTTCTCGATTCCTTGTCCTGCTCCAGCTTTAGCTACCGTTCACAGAGTAAAAAAGGTCTCTTAGCAGGATAGATGAAGATTGAAGAGGGATTCTTTCCTTAGTACCCACGGCATGTTTTATGATTCAGCCACCATTGTTCGACATGCCTCCTCGAAAGTGCTATTCCTCAGTCTTCTTCAAGGGTCATTGCATTGTACATCGTAAGTTTCTGATCTTATTTGCTTCAAAATCAATTCAGTTAAATCCCCATAGATCGTGTTAATTCTCTGCCGTATGAAGAAAATAGCTCAAAGACCACATAAAAGAGCTCACTAGTTGCTTCCTACCTACCTCCTTAGAAGGTATATGgtggagaaaaagaaaggtcTCTGTTGGAAGAAGTACTTCTAATACCCCAGATTGGTGTATAAATTAACGAGGAAGTTGCAACACAAAAGTAAGTGCATTGTTTTCATGTAACTGAAATACAAGGCAGTTATTTATCTAAATAATCAACAATGAATGAGAAAAGTGAGAAGAGCCAACTAGAGAAGAACAAGGAACTCGGGAGTCCAGGGCTGCTGGGCTTGGAGGTTAGCTTAGGTTAAACATGCTGTTAATTGGATGTATAACAAAAAGTTAATTCTCTCCTGGAGAAACTGCAGGTTTTCAAATCAACCTGCATGTTTAATGCGTTGCTAATGGAATCACGTCTTCGCCTTTACCGGCCAAAAAAGAGAAGCCCACTCAGAACAAAATAATTGAGGGAGGGCTGATTGAATAGTACTTCGTTGCGTTTGGATAAACATGTCAGAATGTAGAGAAATATAGACACGTACATTTAGATTTACTTAGTGATGCTTTTGCCAAAGATTTTGAAAGTGCGAGAAAAAGAACGAGTTAACTTTgataaacaataaataaattgaagTGGCAAAAGAGCAAACCTCTTTTTCATCTAGAGTTTGAACGGTAATTATTCAATATTATCCGGTTGTCTAAAAGATAATATGATAGGTTTggacaaggaaagaaaaggttaaacaagaaattaaactgGACCAACttaaaaaattcatgaaaatgtaTAGTGCCTCGTATACTGACACCTAGAAGGTGgtagactctttttttttttttttttttttcctttcatttttctatGGATGGGCCAAAAAATTACGTCGTTATGTTTATTCAACTGAAATTACAGGGAACccactaataataataataaaaaggacCTTCGTTGTACGTAGCTCAAAGGACGTCGGGGAAATGatttatgaaaaagaaaatacttTGGGGGCTTTTCCACGGCAAATTATTCACAAAATGAGTGCCAGTGCCCTACACCTACAGGAATTTTTAAGATGTAATAAATGATCCGTAGTTGACATTAGACCGACTTGGTATATACTAATCGTAGCTTATGCAATGTTTGGTTACATCAATGTTAAGATGCATCACATctggtaaaaaaaaaactgggaAATGTTACCTTTTGATCATGTGAAATAGACAATAATATTCCTATTAGTTGATGAACTTGCAACTGTCCCTTTTAATGAAATTGtaattgaaatgaaaaataagGGTTCtatcagaagaagaagaagaagaagaagaagaagaagaagaagaagaagaagaagaagaagaagaagaagaagaagaagaagaagaagagtaatAAAGTGTTTTTATCCATCCGTTCACACGAGTAATAAAGTGAAAAGAAGTGTCGCTACCAAATAAGGGAGCAGCATCCAGATTTCCTGAAAAAGTTTTGATTCATCGTCAGCCAAAACTTATTTAAAATGAGTGGTATTCAGTCAACTTTAGCATAAATAGTTGAGCCTCTGCGGTAGCAGCGTGATCTTCGCGAGGAATCTAATCCATTTAGCTTGATGGACAGCAACTTCAGAATTGTCTCTTGTTCAATTTCTTCGAGAactgagtgtgtttggattgtaagttatttaaaatatttttactgtagtattttgtgtgatgtgatgtatgtgagataaaaaagtaattagaaagataaaaaggtgtattgaaaattgtaatgatcacgtcagcaaatatatttggccaaataattggcTGTGCAAACACACTCTATGTTGGGTTTCAAGTACGCAAGTAGAGCACCATAAGCAGTAATTTGTGATGCATTATCAGATAGGATTATGACGGTGATTAACTATTCATACAGACAAACACATAATTTGAGTTCTGCGCTAGCCCTGCAGCACGTTGCAGAACGTTTTTGTGTGTGTGCCGTGTgcgtttgggggggggggggggggaagttAGCTTAGTAGGCTGATGATATTCTGACTCTTCCCACGAAGCAAGAATCTTATCAGCGTCACATTTACCAACTCTGCCGAAACCACTCAAAACTCCATGGTGAACAGATGATGATCTCCAGGACCTGGTGGAGAGGAAAGGACAAAGATTGGTAAAAGAAAGAGTGGGAATATGTAGCAATCATAGAGTGCGTACGTACAGATTAATTAAGGAATAGGATTCTGTATCCAAAATGTACTGTaccaaagaaagaagaaactacTGGGAAACATTACAATGAGTTGGAACCACAGGTTGGCACTTGGGCTCCAAGTGGCAAACTCTCAGTTTGCGAATCTTTTCCATCTCAAACCTGAGAGGTGAGAAGACACTTCGAGATTTCCGGTGGTCCTTGTGGGATGTGGCTGGAGCTAGACAGAATTTCTTtcgtttttattaaaaaaaaaaaaaaaacagttgtATTTTGGTTTTATGTGTTGATATTTTGAGGGACAAGTTACAGACCGCCAGATTTTCAAGTGGACCGAAACATTTTGACTCGTTACGAGTGAGTATACATACTCTTTTGCGCTCATGCATGCAACTGCAGTAGAAAACAGGATTCTTGGGGGCCATTTGTATTTAGTTCGAAAACTCTAAATTGTAGTGAATAAGTTTGGCCTTCGCGAATTGATTTGTGGCAGCAACTTTAAAGCACAACAAATGAATGAAGTAGGAGAGACATGAGTACGTTTGCTCATGTGATGTCTCTCCCGATCGAAAGCTCTAACCACACGAGAGCGGCTACAACTTTCGTTTCGTGTGGTGGTGGCATGCTCGTCATTTGCCAATCCTACTTCTTTCTAGTCTTATGCACGGATCCCTCTACTCCATTTTCGTGACCCAAAATACATTTGATTCTAAGATATTCTTCTACTTAAATTGTCTTTGtcgcctctctctctctctctctctctctccgtgATTTGTCTTCCACTCATTAACCAGGAGGAGTTTACTTTTAACACATGTGACTGGCTTGCTTGATGAGGTTGACGGTTAAGGGATTAATCACTAGTTCGACTTTGACACGTCCACTTCGTAAATTGTATCACTAATTTTTTATAGCTTAATGATCAATGATAATGAAAATTAAACATATATAGTACAGTACTTAATTTATTATTGACAGGGTACCAATCAACTTGAGCATGAGCCGGTGGATGATTGAAGAACGTTCAAATGttgaattatatatatatatatgtgtgtgtgtgtgtgtgtatgtgtgttgGAGTGCACTAAAAAATTCTAGATGTGCAATTTGAAAACTTTTCAGTGTTAGTGCAAGTTTTTACAAGTCTCTATTCATTTAATATTTCATCAAGTTGGCTATTACAAAGGCTATATCCTTTCCTACAGGTCTTCAAGTTGATTAAACTGCTGGAGGAGTTGAAGTTTTTAGAATTCatcatttttaattttctcCTTTATCATTATTTTTAGATGCTGTAATTACAATTTCGTGTTGAACTTCGAATTTTTTTGACAATTGTAACATATTCGAGCTTTATCGTAGATCAACCAATTGTTTAATGTGAAGGGACAAATGCTAATAAAATATTGTTCTAAATTCTACCATCATAAACTCTTACAGAAAAAAAGAATACAAAAACTCTTACTAATCAAGCGAATACGTGCTTTGGTTTACTTCTAATCCGGGACTTTTTGGGGGAAAATCAACAAATTTGGTTACTCTGTTGCAATTCCACCGCTGCCATTGCCAGCTTATGATGGCTTGCACCTACCATTGATAGGACCTAGTACAGCATATCCTTAGCTTTACTCCTAAAGGACCATGAACAGCCCTCAGGCCGCTACGAGCCCAAACTTATTGCCACATTCAAAACGACGAAAGAGACGACGGAGGAAGATATGGAAGCGAACATAACAAACCCGGAATGTACCAATTTGTCattcaaatgaatttattccgACCATCTCGTGAAGACGAAAgagcaaaaaacaaaaatagaaaactCAATCCATCTCGCGCAGTCAATACTCTCATAAGAAAGGGCATCCAGttacaataaataaaagagtttTAATCTTTACTACAATATTGATATCCAACTTAAGTTgcccgcaaaaaaaaaaaaaaaaaaagaaaaaaaaccaacTCAAAGTTCTAGAAATACTTCACACAAActtcgggaaaaaaaaaaagccttacACTCAAGTAATTAATATTGGCAAGCTTTTCACaatgaaaagaaacaataataataatgacaAACAATATAAAGAATATAACTATGACGGCATTGGCAAAACCCGAAGTAGATACCAAGTTAATCTCTGTTTACAGGCTCATACTTCCATAGCAGTACCCAAACCTAGACAAACACTAGCATTTGCTAAAAAACCAAGTATTGCATTGCAAATAGTGACTTGAAAGATACAAAAGGACTCAAAACTGAAATCCACGACCATGACAACAGAAACAACTAGATAAAAAGCCGCCTGCATCCAGGATCAACCCATCAAAATGTTACCACATCACTTTATGCCTGCAATGATGTAGGAAAATTAGAAGCAAAGATGAacaattaaggaaaagcaaatTATTAAGAATTTTGTGAAACAGTAACTGTAAATGCACATATAAGTACTTGCCTTATTAGCAATATTGTTAGAGAGCCAATCCAGGCCTTCGTAGAGCCCCTCTCCAGAAGTTGCACAGGTGCTTTGGATATACCTGCAAGATCCAAGAATATATCCAAAACTTAGAGGATAcaggatcaatgtgtagatatTGACAAAAGCCTCATGCTTGCAAAATTTACCAGTGGCGCTGCCTGAGGGAGTGGAGGCCAAGCTTATCAGTTATTTCAGCAGCATTCATTGCATTAGGAAGATCTTGTTTGTTAGCAAATACAAGTAATACTGCATCACGTAGCTCATCCTGCATTGGAGATCAACATTCAATAACATATTTACACATGTATTCGCAATTTACTTCAAAACTCAATTCTGAAAAGATCTTGCATCTGGTTGCAGCAATTAAGTTTTCAGGTCATATGCTAATTCTAGGCATATGAACCTTTGCAATCCATTCATTGTCCTTAAAAATAGATCCTGCATGCATATGTATCAACAAAAAGGATCTTGGGTATTTAACTACAGCGTACTTTTATGTGAAACTGGGTTAAACATCATAAGCTACTGCATCACCTGCTTAATAAGGGAACCATTTACCATGATGAGAAAGGAAGATTGTCCGTCCTACTTGCTCAAGGTAAGATGACAGGCAACTTCTACCCCTCACCCCCCTCCCCCAAAaactccccaaaaaaaaaacttttataaCTCTTTTGTTTCATAAGTTACTCAATTATTAGCAGAGATATGCTTCAGAAAGGGCCAGTACCTCATTCAACATCCTGTGTAATTCATCCCTTGCCTCCACAACACGGTCCCTATCATTGCTATCTACCACAAATATAAGACCCTGAGTATTTTGGAAGTAGTG
Encoded proteins:
- the LOC113715726 gene encoding type 2 DNA topoisomerase 6 subunit B-like; this encodes MSMVKLPTVAVELLVDSLGVRGSQLQSCVLAVDCSPLPSSATNIERLKSGLEEYVLKHGNRLENFCQLCFSTAEHLKVGTGMAKGSGTSQSKRQMMEAVVVISETSEPAFPACCRPFGKRTEVFFFKDFTPCSIPQPSLDALTSIKWKDYGLTLKRITDQDDIALLEWENLPPNFHIDIALHSYHKEVMMVPSAGNRQADKTFTRKALKLALDELKETNDKALLSSHALKICNYAPDLAKTIAGLVLSSCDINFKKECFSVLGLQCQKLEASGLENCIKDKILSAIGSNDRKAQRTREPAAVLFQNDCFQLDFQDEEYEDGHIRSTMDYWG
- the LOC113715727 gene encoding galactinol synthase 1; translation: MAPQEVPAEAFTAAGKVSTLSNTGYSKRAYVTFLAGNGDYVKGVVGLAKGLRKVNSAYPLVVAILPDVPEEHREILRSQGCIVREIEPIYPPENQIQFAMAYYVINYSKLRIWNFEEYSKMIYLDADIQVYDNIDHLFEAADGYFYAVMDCFCEKTWSNSPQYSIGYCQQCPDKVTWPAEMGSPPPLYFNAGMFVFEPSRLTYENLLETLQITPPTLFAEQDFLNMFFQTTYKPISLAYNLVLAMLWRHPENVELDEVKVVHYCAAGSKPWRYTGKEANMDREDIKMLVQKWWDVYNDASLDFKAEDPVPEEETFSRPSVMAFMPEPAISYVPAPSAA
- the LOC113717424 gene encoding ADP-ribosylation factor 2, giving the protein MGLTFTKLFSRLFAKKEMRILMVGLDAAGKTTILYKLKLGEIVTTIPTIGFNVETVEYKNISFTVWDVGGQDKIRPLWRHYFQNTQGLIFVVDSNDRDRVVEARDELHRMLNEDELRDAVLLVFANKQDLPNAMNAAEITDKLGLHSLRQRHWYIQSTCATSGEGLYEGLDWLSNNIANKA